ACGCAAGTAGGCCGGAAACATTTTCAAATCCGTTGGCATTGGCACTAACTTATTGCGCCTGTGATATTGAGTTCCTGTTCTTGGCGCATAGCTACCCGAAATAATTGTTGAGCGCGCTACACTACACACGGCTGCATTTGAAAATGCATGTGTAAAAAGTAAACCATGTTCTACTAACTTTTCGATATTTGGTGTAGCAACACCGTTCTCGTCAAATAACTTCATGTAGTGTTTAGAATTATCTTCGGATACAATCCAAACTATATTTGGTAGTGATTTTTTTGTATCATTTTGACTATAAAAAGTAGTTGCGTAAAAAAGCACAAAAACCACTACTTTCCATTGGAATTGTTGGGGTTGCATTTATTCTAGGTTTTTAATTTTTATATCTTTAAACTCAATACCTTGCCCTTCTGATTGCAAACCAATATATCCTTCTGTTAAAGGTTTACCATCTACTTTTATTACAGGATCATAACCGGTAATAATATCTCCACCAATATGCGGTTTGGTATATCGTAATACTTCTTTTCCGTTTACTTTATGAATAATCAAAGAATCTTTGTACACAATTAATTCCCCATTTTGCCACTGATTCCATGGGTAAGTTTTAGAAGATGAGCTTATGCAGTGTCGCGGATCTACTTTGTTTTCAAAAATAACTTCTGTTCTTGGAGAACACATGTTACCAGTTGGTCTTGGCTCGTTTTCTTTTTCTGCTGCTAGAATTTGATATTCTACAGAAATAGGCCAATTTTGTTCTTTTAAAATAGTTTTTGGATCTTGTGAATGAAACATAACACCACTATTTCTGTAGGTAAAATGTGGAGCGTCTTCTAGCCATTGGTCTGTAAATTTATAACTGAATTTTAGATGATAGGATGAAAAAGATTCGTTAAAAAACAAGTGACCATAGCGCATTCCAAACTCTCCGTCATAACCAACATAATTTACTTGAATCTTCCCATCTACTACCCTAAACGTATTCGCATAATTATCGCCAACTTCATAATGATACAATTTAGGAATCCATCCCTCCAAATTCTTACCATTAAAAAGGCTTCGCCATTCTACATCTTGTTCTTTCTCTTTTTTTAACTGTTTTTCGCAAGACCAATTTGTAATAACAATAATTATAAGTAAGGCTAATCTTTTCATTTTATTCTTCTAAATTTAACTGTATTTTGGATTTCATAGTACTAGTTTACATGCGCAGATTAAGTACCCAGATACAAAACCTTATGCTTTTTGAAATCTTATTTTGGTTCTATTATCATATTGCTTTCCAACTGACTTTCAGCAGTATACCGATATACTTTCGGAGCTTCTGTTCCTCTTGCTTTCGTAATTTCTGTTTTCCAAGCGCTTTTTAATCTATTTAAAACTGCTTCATTTTTTGAATCTTCAATCACATTATCAAATTCTTGTGGATCGGTTTTTAAATGATATAATTCTTCATATACCGGTTGCTCACCTTGCAGTGGAGATTCAACAAAATCTCGATAGGTTACCAAATCAATATCATGCACAACATACAGCATTTTGTTTATTGGAATACCAAACTGCTTCGCCACTTTTATTTTTTTACTTGCAGAAATAGTATTGTTTTTATAATAGCGAATGTATTTCCATTCTTTATCTTGAACAGCTTCACACCTGGGGTTACCAAACTGCGTGGACCATAAATTCTCTGTTAACAAATAGGTTCTAGGTTCTTCCTTTTTACCTTCGACCAAGTTTATTATACTTTTACCTTGAAAACTGTTTGGCAATGAAACTCCCCCATAAGTCAACATGGTTGGTGCTAAATCAATAGTCTGTACTAGCGCGTTTGAAACGAAACCTCTCGATTTTTTTTTCAATCGAGGATCCAAAATAATAATTGGCACATGCGTGGTTTTTTCATAACACAGTGCTTTGCCACCAAGACCCTGCTCG
The nucleotide sequence above comes from Aureibaculum algae. Encoded proteins:
- a CDS encoding 3-keto-disaccharide hydrolase; the encoded protein is MKRLALLIIIVITNWSCEKQLKKEKEQDVEWRSLFNGKNLEGWIPKLYHYEVGDNYANTFRVVDGKIQVNYVGYDGEFGMRYGHLFFNESFSSYHLKFSYKFTDQWLEDAPHFTYRNSGVMFHSQDPKTILKEQNWPISVEYQILAAEKENEPRPTGNMCSPRTEVIFENKVDPRHCISSSSKTYPWNQWQNGELIVYKDSLIIHKVNGKEVLRYTKPHIGGDIITGYDPVIKVDGKPLTEGYIGLQSEGQGIEFKDIKIKNLE